One Nicotiana tabacum cultivar K326 chromosome 23, ASM71507v2, whole genome shotgun sequence genomic window, gtacttgTTACGCGAGAGGACATGGATTTTTCAGAGTTATTATtcattcctcaattctttccaaaaataagaaatctaaattggaagtttgcaactttaaaatctcTAGTCTCAGCTCTATTTAAGATAATTAGTATGCCTAACAAACATGACAGTACAATGAAagcatgatgtgaatctaagactacccggacatcttatggaatatagctacgcacggactctcgtcacctagtacgTACATAGCTTCACACACAAGTAATACACAACAAAATACACccaaggggatgagttccctcttacaagattaggcaagagacatACCTTATTCTCAAGTTCACTTTCGGTCCCCAAATCCGCTCTAAAGCTACAACTTGATTCCAAACaacccgaaactagccaaatattatataaattaatcaatatacactcactagttcataatttaactattagagaaATTACCCAAaatttggaagattcctaaaattcacccccggtcctacgtgcccggattctggaaattcTCGAAGAGAAATAATACCCATAACGTCACGAACTCAAACATATAATTTTTACATAATTACATAATCATTTTTGTgattaaatcccatttttaccaaaaccctaggttttactcaAAATCCCattaatttcaccattttttcaTGTTAAATCTACCCATGATTCAATATTTAGCTAAAGAATTTATAgggatcacttacctcttgatgttgATGGAATTCATCCACAAAATGCTCTTAAAATCACCTAAGATCAAGTGGGAAATGAGGAAAATAAAGCCAAGTCCCGTAATAAAAGCTCTTACACCAGtcgtagatgtcgcatttgcgacatcttgTTGGCAAATGCAAgggtcgcaaatgtgaaggtTGCCTTCTCTgacaaggtcgcaaatgcgaaggggtgCTGATCGCAAAAGCGAAGGAAAACCTCGCAAATGCAAGTCCTGCCACGTCCAGGCTTCATCACAATTGCGAagacaatctcgcaaatgcgaacaaaacctcgcatttgcgatacttgAGGCACTAGCAAAAAAAAAACCAGAAAACTAAAGTCCTTACATACCACCGaacgcgtccgaaactcacccccttggggctccacaccaaacatccacataaatctaagaacatcatacgaactcgcccCCACGATCGAAACAccgaaataacatctaaaatcacgaatcggacgccaaagcgcatgaatcaaatcatgaaactcaaaaatatctaaaaatacTTCCGCacatccgattcctatcaaatcaactcggaatgatgctaaattttgcgtgcaaatattaaatcaccatacgaaactattcccagactcaaaattccaaacgagcctcgataataccaaaacctacttcaaagcaaatttaaaaaacttgaaaaccttcaacgCGCCCACTTTCAATATTAAGCACTGAAATGCTCCTAGGTCgtccgaaacccgatccgaacatacgcccaagtccaaaatcatcatacgaatccaTTGGGACCGTCAAACCCCagttccaaggtcgtttactcaaaacgttgactcaagtcaaacttaaccattttaagccaatattaaggaaccaagtgttctgattgcaactcgaacccttccaaactcgaactaaccatccccgtaagtcataaaatagtaaaagcatatacggggagtcttaattaggggaatggggatctagaaagtaaaacatctggtcgggtcgttacatatctTTTGGTGTTGAAGAAAGTAAAAATGGACTAATCTTTTTAATTTTCATAGATTAAATTCTGTTTATAGTACCACAATGTATGTGTAATTCTGATTATTACCTTGATTATTCCTCGTGATTGTTCTTCGGGATGATACGGAACTCCCTGTGTTGTATTTGATTACTATGAAAGTCGATCATTATATTGTATGGATCTTCTTCATGAAGTATTTTGATTATCAAGAAGCGTCCAGTCGTCTGGCCATCAACATTTCACGTTGATCTTGAGAAAGAACATTTCTTAATCACTTTGGCTTAGAGAAAGATATTATTTTATGTCTTCATCTTCTTATAAATAACCCAAGAGTTTATGGAATTTTTGTTAGAGAACAAAGAATAATAAGAGAATTTTCTGTGTATTGATTGAAAGAATTCGTTGTACAACTTGTGTATATATGCAAAAGAAATAGAATCTATTTATAACTAACTATGACACTTGTCCATATTTTACTAGCTTCTTAATAACCAACTATGGATAAATATAAAATATGCAAAACTATTTACAGCTGAAAATTCTATATACAACATCTGGTATGTTCTAGCAGGCCCAAGAAAAGGCTGAGCCCAAAGTGTTGAATGCTTTGAGCCCAAATGATCATAAAATCGGTGCATCCCAATAGATCAAAGATATAGACCAAAAGCTTAGGTGTTTAGACAAAAATATAAACCCTTCGATATGTCTGATGTTCTGGTCTTCTTAGAATCATCTTCCTCAATCTCTTCCCCTCTCTGTGAAACACCATAACCATCTGATAAATTTGAAGACCTAATCCTAACATCCCCTCTCAAGTTGGAGGGAGGTGAAGCAACCCCCAACTTGCCCAAAATCGATCGATGAACAGCGCCAGAAAGTGGTTGGTGAAGACACCGACGATCTGTGAAATTGAAGGCACAAATGATAGATATATAAGGCTAGTGAAATACTGCTACCTAACAAAGTGACAATCAAGGTTAACGTGTTTGGTGCGTTCGTGAAACACGGGATTTTTGGCAATACGAATTGCCACTTGACTTCGGAGTGAAGAGGCACTGGAACAGAGCGGTAAATGGACATATCAGCGAGCAAATGAAGAAGCCAAGTCAATTCTACCACAACTCTATGCATGAAACGATATTCTACCTCAGCAAAAGACAAAGACACCAAAGACTACTTCTTTGATTTCTACGATACCGGAGAATAACCTAGAGTGATGTAATAACCACTGATGGAGCATCATGTGTCTGGGCTTCTTCCTCAATCGGGGTCACAAAAAAAGCAAGCAAATTGAGGGAAGAGCTAGAGGATAAGAGAATGTCCAAACCCGGATCCACGAGAAGATAAACGCAGGCAATGTAAAGCAGTATCAAAGTGAGGTCGATGAGGAGATTGCATGAACTGGCTGAGGTGTTGGATGGCGAAAGACAAATCCGGCTGTGTGTGAGTTAGGCAATTTAGCTTACCTAAGAGCCTACGGTAGCTGGTGGGATCAGGCAAAGGCTCCCCTTCACTAATGCGCAGGAGAACACAAGGGTCAAAAAGAGAAGAAGCAAGCTTTGAATCCACAGAGAGGATATCTAAGGTAAACTTTCATTGAGTTAAAATTATGCCATGAGGTTCCCTAATTATCTCTATCCTAGTGAGCATGCACCAAGTCCTTGATCTTGAATTCAGTATCAAGGAAATCCTTAATCGAACCAATTTCTATAGGATCATCACCCGTTAATaaaatgtcatccacatacacgaCTATAACTATGATTTTGCCTGCTGGTTTCTTAAAAAATAGTGAATAGCCATTCAGAGAGTGTGAATAACCTTTAAAATTGAGGGTTGCAGTGAGCCTGACATACCACTACCTAGAGGCTTTCCGCAATCCATATAGGGATTTTCTGAGTTTGCAAACATGATTGGGAGTAGGAGGAGTAAGGCCAGCAGGAACCTCATGTAAACTTCTTCCTGTAAATCACCTCCAACTGTGAAACAACCCATTGTTTCTTAATAGCTACAACTAGCAAACATCCGATGGTTGTCATTTTAACAACTGGAGAATATGTCTCAGTGAAATCAATTCCTTCCTTCTGTATGTTACCCCTAATAACCAACCGAGCCTTGAACCTTTCAACTGTACCATCTTGTTTGTATTTGACCTTGTATACCCACTAGCAAGGAAGTGCCCTCCTATCCTTAGATAGTTCTACAACTTCCCAAGTTTTGTTGGCTTCCAAAGCTGCAAACTCTTTGTTCATAGCTTTCTGCCATGCTAGATGAATCGAAGCTTGGGAATATGTAGTAGGTTCAGAAATATAGGAGATGGAATTTAAAAGGGACTAATTATCAGGAGATAAAGTAGAGAAAGATATAACAATAGGAGAAATAGTTGAAGCAAAACAACTAGGTGTGAGGTCGGTCAAGACTACAGATTTCAAATGTAATCACTGAGATAGGAGGGCAAGTGATGGTCCCTGGTGGACCTTCTAAGTGCAGGCTGAGGAGTTAGAGGTGTTGGACAGGGAAATATAGGATAATTGACCTGAGTAGGAAGAGGTGAAGCAGAGGTGGAAAGAGGAGATCTGGAGAGTGTAGGAGATGATGTAGGATATGAGGATACTGATGAAGGTGAGGGAGTTCTAGGCTGTGGTGAAGAACATGAAAGAGGTGAAGGAGAGAAAGAAGAGTGTGTGGAAGGAGTGTGTTCCGGAAAAGAAGAAGACATATGGAAAGAAAATTTAGGTATAGATGGTGTGGCTGGGACAAAAAGAAAGATAGTTTCATGAAAAATTAAATCTCTAGAAACAAAAACCTTGAGAGTTTGAAGATTGAGCAACTTGCACCCCTTTTTCCCAGTAGGATAACCTAAAAAGACATATTTTACTGATATTAGATCCAATTTTGTTCAACAGGGAGTGTGGAGGCATAACATAAACAACCAAATACCCTTAAATTACCATAACTAGGTGGTTGGCCAAATAATAGTTCATAAGGTGTTTTCATTTTGAGTACTTTGGATGGAAATCTATTAATCATAAAGGTTTCTGTCAACAAGCAATCACCCCAAAACTGAATAGGAAGATTGGATTAGTAAAGTAGTGCCCTGCAAGTTTCAAGTAAGTGTTTGTGTTTCCTCTCAACAATACCATTTTGTTGGGGAGAGGAAACACAAGTGGTTTGACGTAAAATCCCCTGTGAAGCAAGAAACTGTGAGGTGGTTTGACTGGATCCTAATTCAAAAGCATTATCTATTCTCATAGACTTGACTTTGATGTTAAACTGTCTTTCAGTCatagaaaaaaattatttgagaATTGTGAAAGCATTTGTCTTAGAACTGAGAAGAAATATGTTCCTCTTCTATAATCATCAATAATGgtgaaaaaatatttataaccGTCATAGGTTTGTGTTCTATAAGGTCCCCAAGTGTCAACATGAATGAGGTCAAAAGTCTGCTTAGCGGTAATTGAACTAGAGGGAAAAGGCAACTTAACTTGTCTCGCTTTAGAACAGATATCACAAGGTTGAATAttagaaggagaagaagaataaGAGATAGATGAAATGCATTTCATATTAGAAAAAGGCATGTATCCCAATCTATTGTGCCATAGGCTTACATCCTTAGAAGCAATTACTAAGCATAAACTAGAATCATAAACGGGTGCATAAGCACTTTGATTACAAGCAAAATAGCTAAGAGCCTTGATTAAACTCGAAACTACTATTCTAGGCTTGACTTCACTAGACTTGTCATGGTTTGAGATAACAGAGTTGAACAGGTACCAAGCACCACTGGCCTCTTCAGTGAAGGGGCCTGCAAAGTATgactaaaagagaagaaaattagaAGTTAGTGGAATTGCAAACATAATTTATGAACTGATAATAAATTGTAGTTGTAACTTGGGACAAACGGGACATGATGAAGTCTAAAACCAGGTAAAATGGTCACACAACCTGACTGGTAAACCAGGACTCTAGTAGAATTAGGTAAAGTAACATAGATTGGTTTTGGAAGCACCTTAATATTGAATAAGAGTTTAAGGTCTGAAGTCATGTGTTCAGAGGAACCTGAATCTAAGATCCAAGAAATAGATTGTAAACACACACTGATGTAAGTTTTGGTATAGGGAAGGGAAGGTGATATACCAGCACAATTGGCAGTAGCAGTGTCCTCAGCAGATTGCTCACTCTGAGAGCCAACATTGACATGTTGAAGCAGTCGATATAGGCTGTAGAATTGATCCTGAGTCATTGGCTGATCCCATGCACTATTAATTTTTGAATCTGCAGCATCCATAGAAAGAACAGCATTGCTCTTGGCCCCATTAAACCTTTTAGACTTGGTAAACTTAAAATCTGCAGGAAACCCAATTAGCCTATAACAATTCTCAATTGTATGATTCTGCTTCTTGCAATAATTGCAAAATTGGCCCCCCTTTCTTTGTTGCAATGTTTCTTTTCTTATCAGAGGTGTACCTTTGTCTAGCATAGGACTGTTGAGCTGCAACAAAAGCACTCTCAGCAGGGTGATGGGAGATCCGTACCTCTCTCTTTGTTTTTCATCCCTTATAAGCAAAGAGTAGGCATGGTTGACTGATGGGAGTGGTGACAACATAAGCAAATTGCTCCTAGCAGCTGAATAAGCATTATTCAGTCCCATGAGGAACTGAATGAGCCTCCCATCTTgctatgacttgaacttttggaGCTTGCCACCACAAGTACAAGGACAGGTACAGTATTGAGTAACATCAAGCTATCTAGTTCATCCCATAGCCATTTCAGATTGGTGTAGTCTCCAACTATATCCAGATTACCTTGTATTGATTCACTTATCTCCTTTTTTAGGTGATAAAGCTGAGATTCATTACTTTGGTTAAAGCTCTCTTCGAGTTCATTCCAGATATCCCTGGCGGTTTTAGAGTAGGGAACACTCTCTGCTATCTCTTTAGACAGAGAGTTTAATAGCCAGGAAATGACCATATCATTGCAGTGAGCCCAAGACTTGAAGGTATCAAAAGAGATCTTGGGTTGAATGAGAGTTCCATCTATAAAACCAACTTTGTTTTTAGCAGACAAAGCAATCAGAATCCCTCTTCTCCAACCTCCATAACCCTTTCCATCAAACACTGTGTTGACAAGGAGCATACCAGGGAGTCAGAAGGGTGGAGATAGAGAGAGTGAGATGAATCAAGGAGGACAGTCCCAACTGCAGAGCAGCAACATTGGTGATCTATGGGATGCTGGTTCCTATTACAGAAGCATGATTTTTTTAGCTTCATCTCCTATGAAGAAGATCGAAAGAACAAATAGAGAAGAAAGCAAAGAACAAATTGAAGAGAGAGATTGTCCTCTTAGGCCTCTAATACCATGTTAGAGAACAGAGAATAAATAGAGAATTTTCTGTGTATTGATTGAAAGAATTCTTTGTACAGCTCGTGTATATATGCAAAAGAAACGGGATCTATTTCTAACTAACTATGACCCTTGTCCTTAGTTTACTAGCTTCCTAATAACCAACTACGGATAAATATAAAATAAGCTAAACTATTTACAGCTGAAAATTCTATATACAATATCTGGTATGTTCTAGCAGATCCAAGAGAAAGCTGAGCCCAAAGTGTTGAATGATTTGGGCCCAAATGATCATAAAACTAGTGCAGCCCAATATATCAAAGATATAGACCAAAAGCTTAGGTGTTCAGACAAAAATCTAAACCCTTTGATATGTCCGATGTTCTGGTCTTCTTAAAATCGTCTTCCTCAATCTCTTCTCCTATCTGTGAAACACCATAACCATCTGATAAATTTGAAGACTTAATCCTAACAATTTTCAAGATAATCAAGACATTACTAAATTGGCTATAACTAAAACATCAAGtacaaaattattttactatgtcGGATAACCTTGCTCCCTGCGATATTCTCCTAGTGATAGAGTCTCCAACTCTCGTTACAACAAGCTTAATcttgaaaagtattttttattgattgattgaCCAATAAATGTAACTATGTAAATGAATCAAGCGAACGAATAAAATGAGAAAGATCGAAATGACAATACACTGAAAATAAATATTGCAAATAACTAAACCAGaaggaaagtgaaaagaaaaaaaaagattgaaaGGAGTTCTATGAAATGACAACCTACTGGATACTAATTAGCGTAAACTAACTAATCATAAGGAAAGTGAgaaaagattgaaatgacaacaTAAACAAAATGGCCATCTTTTCAACTTGCAACTAATTTATAAACCATCCAGAGTTAGATGAAATAACAAGAAATCATAATGTACTTGCAAccaatggtaaacaagaaatagATCGGAGCTAAGATTTAAAGATGGACTCGAGATTTTAATCCTTTTGAGTTAATggattttaatttaataatttatatatattcaattaatTTTTTGAGATAAATACAAAGTTTGAACCAAAGCTATGAGTTCGGCCGAAGTcagtggcgaagccacatggTCACAAGGGTGGTCAGTTGATCACCCTTTACCGAAAAATTGTATtgtgtatataggtaaaatattacgttttagatatatataacacatattgaacaccctttattgggatatttttatcatttattttaaatttgaataccCTTGAAAAAATTTCTAACTTCGCCACTGGCCGAAATCGTAGCCCACACTCTATCTTTGCCCCTAATGTTGTAGACTTGTAGTGCATAATTTACAAGTACATTCCAATACGATACTTTTCCAATATATACCACttttccaatatatatatatatatatatatatatatatatatatatatatatatatatatatatatatatattagcaaAATTCATTAAATAAACACAAACAATATATTTTAAACCCAATAATAGAATTTTGAACTCGAGgctataatatttaaatatttaatccGTCTCGAATAAGCATATTCATTTAAGTTTTATGCAATCTGTTGATCACTAAAATCTGAAATTGAGGCTATGTTTTGGACGTGTTTAATGGTATATATCCCCATCGGTGACAAGCTAATATTAAACTTTGTTTCTGTTTAGTCATCTAACTGCCAACATAATTCACAATCATTAGTGATGTCAATTcatccaaaaaaagaaaagaagatagtTTTTCTAGACTTATTTTCTTTCTGagttagaaaattaaaaaaatatctacAAAATATTCCCTTATTATTGTTACTGTATAGATTTATATGATTATTTCGCATCATATCACACATAAAACAATGGAGTATAtgtttaaactttcaaataatttattGCAAATATTGTTTAATGCTGTTAACTAAATATCGCGTTAATGCGACGATTATTTCTTTCTTATGAAACTAATCAATCACTGTAAATTATGCAGCATTTTATGTTGCgattaattataaaaatacaacTAACCAAACGACCCCAAGATTCACAAAAGCCTTAATCATGAACAAATGTtgaattaataataaataatcgATTTGTTATGCA contains:
- the LOC142177024 gene encoding uncharacterized protein LOC142177024 — protein: MLLVNTVFDGKGYGGWRRGILIALSAKNKVGFIDGTLIQPKISFDTFKSWAHCNDMVISWLLNSLSKEIAESVPYSKTARDIWNELEESFNQSNESQLYHLKKEISESIQAARSNLLMLSPLPSVNHAYSLLIRDEKQRERYGSPITLLRVLLLQLNSPMLDKGTPLIRKETLQQRKGGQFCNYCKKQNHTIENCYRLIGFPADFKFTKSKRFNGAKSNAVLSMDAADSKINSAWDQPMTQDQFYSLYRLLQHVNVGSQSEQSAEDTATANCAGISPSLPYTKTYISVCLQSISWILDSGSSEHMTSDLKLLFNIKVLPKPIYVTLPNSTRVLVYQSGCVTILPGFRLHHVPFVPSPFTEEASGAWYLFNSVISNHDKSSEVKPRIVVSSLIKALSYFACNQSAYAPVYDSSLCLVIASKDFWGDCLLTETFMINRFPSKVLKMKTPYELLFGQPPSYGYPTGKKGCKLLNLQTLKPRTPSPSSVSSYPTSSPTLSRSPLSTSASPLPTQSLLNSISYISEPTTYSQASIHLAWQKAMNKEFAALEANKTWEVVELSKDRRALPC